A region of Zeugodacus cucurbitae isolate PBARC_wt_2022May chromosome 5, idZeuCucr1.2, whole genome shotgun sequence DNA encodes the following proteins:
- the LOC114804183 gene encoding uncharacterized protein LOC114804183 has protein sequence MKVFVCILASLAVVSAGGGYLPRGGGGGGGFGGGHGSHGGFAGSSSHASSGSSAHSSGGGFGGSGGHGGAGRYAGGYGKGGGGGGSGWKNAGGHSLGGAGAGAYGGGAALGGAGGYGGGRGFGGGHGGARNGGLYGGGTSSVSFHSGNSLGSGHGSGLGGGAYGPSHGGAGLGGGYGSGGSSYGASSSASAGSHADWGIPANFDYTVNHGSSGAGNGGTGLYGAGSGGYGGGAHSGGAGLGGAHGASSGFGGAHGGSAGLGGYGAGGDSGYGYAAGSSASSASSASSGGWWKN, from the exons ATGAAA GTTTTCGTCTGCATTTTAGCATCTTTGGCGGTAGTCAGCGCAGGAGGTGGTTATCTGCCacgcggcggcggtggcggagGTGGTTTTGGCGGTGGTCATGGCAGCCATGGTGGCTTTGCTGGCTCCTCCAGTCACGCCAGCTCTGGATCGTCTGCACATTCATCGGGTGGTGGTTTTGGTGGTAGCGGCGGACATGGTGGAGCCGGACGTTATGCCGGCGGTTATGGTAAAGGCGGTGGAGGTGGCGGTAGCGGCTGGAAGAATGCTGGTGGCCACTCTTTGGGTGGTGCTGGTGCTGGAGCTTATGGTGGCGGTGCAGCCTTAGGTGGAGCTGGCGGTTACGGTGGCGGCAGAGGTTTCGGCGGTGGACATGGTGGCGCCAGAAATGGTGGCCTCTATGGCGGTGGCACTTCCAGTGTTTCATTCCACAGCGGAAATTCTTTGGGTAGCGGTCACGGTAGTGGTCTGGGCGGTGGAGCATACGGACCTAGCCATGGTGGTGCTGGACTCGGCGGCGGTTATGGTAGCGGTGGCTCCTCATATGGTGCAAGTAGCAGCGCTTCTGCCGGTTCTCACGCTGATTGGGGTATACCAGCTAATTTTGATTACACAGTTAATCATGGTTCGTCTGGTGCTGGCAATGGCGGCACTGGTCTTTATGGCGCCGGCTCTGGTGGTTATGGCGGTGGTGCGCACAGTGGCGGCGCTGGATTGGGTGGTGCTCATGGTGCTAGCTCTGGATTTGGTGGTGCTCATGGTGGCAGTGCTGGTTTGGGTGGTTATGGTGCCGGCGGTGATTCAGGATACGGTTATGCTGCTGGTAGTAGCGCTTCATCAGCTAGCTCAGCCAGTTCAGGTGGTTGGTGGAAGAATTAG
- the LOC105213787 gene encoding uncharacterized protein LOC105213787, protein MKRLVICFLLLGICHAVPTLHKLKAFKKSLLFGGGGGGCGGGCGGYSGGGGGYGGGGYGGGGHGGYGTPSIQVYAVKQVPSYSSGGYGGGGYGGGGGGYGGGSGGCGSGGCGGGSGYRPNYGGGGFGPSYGGGGGGGAGGSYSTSSASSFSSANSGGFGGNGGYGGNGGYGGHPGGGGGGSCNTCGGGGGGGSPGGYGGYGGGSGAYSSAQSSASAHSSSWGK, encoded by the coding sequence ATGAAGCGTTTAGTGATTTGTTTCTTGTTGCTGGGCATATGCCATGCCGTACCCACTTTGCATAAACTGAAAGCGTTTAAGAAATCTCTGCTCTTTGGTGGAGGTGGTGGTGGTTGCGGCGGCGGCTGTGGCGGTTATAGCGGTGGTGGTGGAGGCTATGGCGGTGGTGGATATGGTGGTGGTGGTCACGGAGGTTATGGCACCCCGAGCATTCAGGTCTACGCCGTGAAGCAAGTGCCTTCGTATAGCAGCGGCGGTTACGGTGGTGGCGGTtatggcggtggtggtggtggttatGGCGGTGGTAGTGGCGGCTGTGGTTCCGGTGGCTGCGGCGGTGGCAGCGGTTATAGACCCAACTATGGCGGTGGTGGCTTCGGCCCAAGCtatggtggcggcggcggtggtggcgcTGGCGGCTCATACTCAACCAGCAGTGCGAGTAGCTTCAGTTCCGCCAACAGCGGTGGCTTCGGTGGCAACGGTGGTTATGGTGGCAACGGCGGTTATGGCGGTCATCcaggcggtggcggcggcggtagTTGCAATACTTGTGGTGGAGGCGGTGGTGGCGGCAGCCCAGGTGGCTATGGAGGTTATGGTGGTGGTAGCGGTGCGTACTCCAGTGCTCAGTCTTCAGCAAGCGCTCACTCTAGCTCATGGGGAAAATAA
- the LOC105213786 gene encoding uncharacterized protein LOC105213786, with translation MRPFACVLVIAAALIACGQAHNVQKRSLGALLGGGGGGGSSGWSSGGGGGGGAGGLGGIGALIQQKLGGLLGGGGGGGGKGGWSGGGGGGGHGGWSGGGGGGGHGGWSGGGGGGGHGGWSSGGGGGGHGGWSGGGGGHGGGYSGGHGGGHSGGSSKVIIVKVVNAGSSGGSGGHGGWSGGGSGGYGGGQGGWSSGGGSSGGWSSGGGGQGGWGGNGGW, from the coding sequence ATGAGACCGTTCGCTTGTGTTTTGGTCATTGCGGCCGCACTTATTGCCTGTGGTCAGGCGCATAATGTGCAGAAACGTTCCTTGGGTGCCCTGCTAggaggcggcggcggtggcggtagTAGCGGCTGGAGcagcggtggtggtggcggcggcggtgctGGCGGTCTCGGCGGCATTGGCGCGCTGATCCAACAGAAACTGGGCGGTTTGCTCggaggcggtggtggtggtggcggcaaAGGTGGCTggagcggcggcggcggtggtggcggcCATGGTGGCTggagcggcggcggcggcggtggcggtcaTGGTGGCTggagcggcggcggcggtggtggcggcCATGGCGGCTGGagcagcggcggcggtggtggcggtCATGGTGGCTggagcggcggcggcggtggtcaCGGTGGTGGTTACTCCGGCGGTCATGGCGGCGGTCACAGTGGCGGCAGCAGCAAAGTCATCATCGTTAAAGTCGTGAATGCCGGCAGCTCCGGTGGTAGCGGCGGTCACGGAGGCTGGTCCGGTGGCGGTAGCGGCGGTTATGGCGGCGGCCAAGGAGGCTGGTCCAGCGGTGGCGGTAGCAGCGGCGGCTGGAGCAGCGGTGGCGGCGGCCAAGGCGGTTGGGGCGGCAACGGTGGTTGGTAA
- the LOC105213785 gene encoding loricrin, translating to MQRICLVLLSLSAVAMAGFLGGGGGSGWSSGGGGGSRGWSSGGGGGGWNAGGGGGWSGGGGGISLWPGKSSYSGGGGGSGWRSSGGWSGGGGGGWPSKTSYSSGWSSGGGGGAGWAQALSGWKSGLGGGGGSGWKSGGGGGGWKSGGGGGWSLGGGGSSGGVWKSSGGSGGYGGGWPSGGSSGWSSGGGGGGWKW from the coding sequence ATGCAACGCATTTGCTTAGTGTTGCTCAGTCTGAGCGCAGTCGCCATGGCCGGCTTCCtgggcggcggcggcggcagtggCTGGAGCTCCGGTGGAGGTGGCGGTAGTCGCGGCTGGAGTTcaggtggcggcggcggtggttgGAATGCTGGAGGCGGTGGTGGTTGgagtggtggtggcggtggcatCTCCTTATGGCCCGGCAAGTCTTCTTACAGCGGCGGTGGAGGCGGCAGTGGTTGGCGTTCTTCAGGCGGCTGGtccggcggcggcggtggtggttgGCCGAGTAAGACCAGCTACAGCAGCGGTTGGTCgagtggtggtggcggcggtgcCGGCTGGGCTCAAGCTCTTTCCGGTTGGAAATCTGGACTCGGGGGTGGCGGCGGCAGCGGCTGGAAGTCaggtggtggcggcggtggttGGAAGtccggcggcggtggtggttgGTCCCTAGGCGGTGGAGGCAGCAGTGGTGGTGTTTGGAAGAGCAGTGGCGGTAGCGGTGGTTATGGCGGCGGTTGGCCATCAGGCGGTAGCAGTGGTTGGTCATCgggcggtggtggcggcggttGGAAGTGGTAA